In Nocardia asteroides, a single genomic region encodes these proteins:
- a CDS encoding alpha/beta hydrolase yields MAPDTVVLVHGLWVTPRSWENWITYYEAKGFRVLAPAYPGFEIEVEALRQQPEVIARLTVPETVDHLAGIIEALPQPPIIMGHSFGGTLTQLLVARGLGAAAVVVDSAPTEGVRVNPISQARSLLPILKRWSNRHAAAGFTADEFRYAFTNTLTEEESRAVYDRYAIAAPGSWVFKYGLFANFTPGHQETWVDYRRDDRAPLLFVAGGADHIMPPSVNRGNHRKYRKSAALTDYHEFPGRSHWTCAEPGWEAVADYALDWALEHARTPADR; encoded by the coding sequence ATGGCACCCGATACCGTCGTCCTGGTCCACGGACTGTGGGTCACCCCACGCAGCTGGGAGAACTGGATCACCTACTACGAGGCCAAGGGGTTCCGTGTGCTCGCCCCGGCCTACCCCGGCTTCGAGATCGAGGTCGAGGCGCTGCGGCAGCAGCCCGAGGTGATCGCCCGGCTCACCGTCCCGGAGACCGTCGACCACCTGGCCGGGATCATCGAGGCGCTGCCGCAGCCGCCGATCATCATGGGCCACTCCTTCGGTGGCACCCTGACCCAGCTGCTCGTCGCGCGCGGGCTCGGCGCGGCGGCGGTGGTGGTGGATTCCGCGCCGACCGAGGGCGTGCGGGTCAACCCGATCTCGCAGGCCCGCTCGCTGCTGCCGATCCTCAAGCGCTGGTCCAATCGGCACGCGGCCGCGGGCTTCACCGCCGACGAGTTCCGCTACGCCTTCACCAACACCCTTACCGAAGAGGAGTCGCGCGCGGTCTACGACCGCTACGCCATCGCGGCACCGGGGTCCTGGGTTTTCAAGTACGGCCTGTTCGCCAACTTCACCCCCGGCCACCAGGAGACCTGGGTCGACTATCGGCGCGACGACCGCGCCCCGCTGCTCTTCGTCGCCGGCGGCGCGGACCACATCATGCCGCCCTCGGTGAACAGGGGTAATCACCGCAAGTACCGCAAGTCCGCGGCGCTGACCGATTACCACGAGTTCCCCGGCCGCTCGCACTGGACCTGCGCCGAGCCCGGCTGGGAGGCGGTCGCCGACTACGCCCTGGACTGGGCGCTGGAACACGCCCGCACGCCCGCGGATCGCTGA
- a CDS encoding nitrate- and nitrite sensing domain-containing protein, whose amino-acid sequence MFTVRLGVRTRVLAIALVPSLSLLAVGVGTTAYLVSESDRTHAWAVETGSVIDSSRLLVESMQAERLGTMARLSGDEAAAGGLAKARTDFQAAVDALNAAKGELGAVDTSLTEDVGGIDTMLQYLSGVRAATDAGQLPPADAYNFFNQVLDSVVVGSQLSQQLAPDAEIGVELTEAMQILKSAESMARSFALAIALESGQGALTVPVEEFARQVGYYRIEIGNLSRDVDPEQKAAATALINSESWRKLDVVENVIGWRAVTRAAAAAQPGAAGGREATLPPLPIPAAEWRAAAADVNLQLMNMWVAQSTRTQKLAADKAADDSRNAMLAGVGVGAISLLAIGISVLLANRIIRRLKRLRSETLTLADVTLPEMMRKLENSEPVDPATATPKLEFGSDEIGQVADAFGHAAGTAVNAAVAEARTRDGVKSVFLNIAHRSQIVVHRQLEILDEAERKQEDPALLETLFRLDHLATRERRNAENLIILGGGQVGRQWRNPVSMIDLVRSAVGETLDYSRVRVARMPQVHVHGGMVADLVHLLAELVDNATSFSPPQSRVEVTGAVVGRGVVVEIEDQGMGMTTGDIVRANQMLVAPPDFGVAALSGDSRLGLFVVARLAARHEISVKLAESDYGGIRAIVLIPATLLASVLPGEAGSDSAPVGRAPQPPALESPVARPSRRAAVLVSDPLAETQTFRPVSGRPARPYPGAAPEQPISQPLRLSEEGRPELPKRNRQANLNPHLQGAAALPPVTAERPRLTAEQARDMITTIENGTRQGRRASTDQADGKES is encoded by the coding sequence GCAGGCGGGCTCGCCAAGGCACGGACCGACTTCCAGGCCGCGGTGGATGCCCTGAACGCCGCCAAGGGCGAGCTCGGCGCGGTCGACACCTCGCTCACCGAGGATGTCGGCGGCATCGACACCATGCTGCAGTACCTCTCCGGCGTGCGCGCCGCGACCGACGCCGGGCAGCTGCCGCCCGCCGACGCCTACAACTTCTTCAACCAGGTGCTGGACAGCGTCGTGGTCGGCTCGCAGCTCTCCCAGCAGCTCGCCCCGGACGCCGAGATCGGCGTCGAGCTCACCGAAGCCATGCAGATCCTCAAGTCCGCGGAGTCGATGGCGCGCAGCTTCGCGCTCGCCATCGCGCTGGAGTCCGGGCAGGGCGCGCTGACCGTCCCGGTGGAGGAGTTCGCCCGCCAGGTCGGCTACTACCGCATCGAGATCGGCAACCTCAGCCGCGATGTCGACCCGGAGCAGAAGGCCGCGGCCACCGCGCTGATCAACAGCGAATCCTGGCGCAAGCTCGACGTCGTCGAGAATGTCATCGGCTGGCGCGCGGTGACCAGGGCCGCGGCCGCCGCGCAGCCGGGCGCGGCCGGTGGCCGCGAGGCGACGCTGCCGCCGCTGCCGATCCCGGCCGCCGAATGGCGGGCCGCTGCCGCCGACGTCAACCTGCAGCTCATGAACATGTGGGTCGCGCAGAGCACGCGGACCCAGAAACTCGCCGCGGACAAGGCCGCCGACGACTCGCGCAACGCCATGCTGGCAGGCGTCGGCGTCGGCGCGATCAGCCTGCTCGCCATCGGCATCTCGGTGCTGCTCGCCAACCGGATCATCCGGCGGCTCAAGCGGCTCCGGTCGGAGACGCTCACGCTGGCCGACGTCACGCTGCCGGAGATGATGCGCAAGCTGGAGAACAGCGAGCCGGTCGACCCCGCCACCGCCACCCCGAAGCTGGAGTTCGGCTCCGACGAGATCGGCCAGGTGGCCGATGCCTTCGGGCACGCGGCGGGCACCGCCGTGAACGCCGCGGTGGCCGAGGCGCGCACCAGGGACGGCGTGAAATCGGTCTTCCTCAATATCGCGCACCGCAGCCAAATCGTCGTGCACCGGCAGCTGGAGATCCTGGACGAGGCCGAGCGCAAGCAGGAGGATCCGGCGCTGCTGGAGACGCTCTTCCGCCTCGACCACCTGGCGACCCGCGAGCGCCGCAACGCCGAGAACCTGATCATCCTGGGCGGCGGGCAGGTCGGGCGGCAGTGGCGCAACCCGGTCTCGATGATCGACCTGGTGCGCTCGGCGGTCGGTGAGACGCTGGACTACTCCCGGGTCCGGGTGGCCAGGATGCCGCAGGTGCACGTGCACGGCGGCATGGTGGCCGACCTCGTGCACCTGCTCGCCGAGCTGGTGGACAACGCGACCAGCTTCTCCCCGCCGCAGTCGCGGGTGGAGGTGACCGGCGCCGTGGTCGGGCGCGGCGTCGTGGTCGAGATCGAGGACCAGGGCATGGGCATGACCACCGGCGACATCGTGCGCGCCAACCAGATGCTCGTCGCACCACCGGACTTCGGCGTCGCCGCGCTCTCCGGCGACTCCCGGCTCGGGCTCTTCGTCGTGGCCAGGCTTGCGGCGCGGCACGAGATCTCGGTCAAGCTCGCCGAGTCCGACTACGGCGGGATCAGGGCCATCGTGCTCATCCCGGCGACGCTGCTCGCCAGCGTGCTGCCGGGCGAGGCGGGCTCCGACAGCGCGCCGGTGGGCCGCGCGCCGCAGCCCCCCGCGCTGGAATCGCCGGTCGCGCGGCCGTCCCGGCGGGCAGCGGTGCTGGTCTCCGACCCGCTGGCCGAGACCCAGACCTTCCGCCCGGTCTCCGGCCGGCCCGCCCGGCCGTACCCGGGCGCGGCGCCGGAGCAGCCGATCTCGCAGCCGCTGCGGCTCTCCGAGGAGGGCCGCCCCGAGCTGCCCAAGCGCAACCGGCAGGCCAACCTCAACCCGCACCTGCAGGGCGCCGCGGCGCTGCCGCCGGTGACCGCGGAGCGGCCACGGCTCACTGCCGAGCAGGCCAGGGATATGATCACGACCATCGAGAACGGGACGCGGCAGGGGCGGCGCGCGAGCACCGACCAGGCCGACGGCAAGGAGAGCTGA
- a CDS encoding roadblock/LC7 domain-containing protein — protein MTASDPGDLNWILDDLVERLAGVRHVVVLSTDGLLLGRSNQLTQEDAEHFAAMSSTLYGLARSAGARFEGGGVRQAMIELDRAVLFVTAAGPNACLALQTTDAANLGTVAYEMNLTVQRVGSYLSTTPRRGLAGR, from the coding sequence ATGACCGCATCCGATCCCGGTGACCTGAACTGGATCCTGGACGACCTGGTCGAGCGGCTGGCCGGGGTCAGGCACGTGGTGGTGCTCTCCACCGACGGCCTGCTGCTCGGCCGCTCGAACCAGCTCACCCAGGAGGACGCCGAGCACTTCGCCGCCATGTCCTCCACGCTCTACGGTCTCGCGCGCAGCGCGGGCGCCCGCTTCGAGGGCGGCGGCGTGCGCCAGGCCATGATCGAACTGGATCGCGCGGTGCTCTTCGTGACCGCCGCGGGCCCGAACGCCTGCCTCGCACTGCAGACCACCGACGCCGCGAACCTCGGCACCGTCGCCTACGAGATGAACCTGACCGTCCAGCGGGTCGGCAGCTACCTCTCCACCACCCCGCGGCGCGGGCTCGCCGGGCGGTAG
- a CDS encoding alpha/beta fold hydrolase, translated as MSDPSSTRLRRLAATIAVSAAVLGLAAGPAAAQPGAKPTVVLVHGAFADSSGWRDVAAQLTAQGYPVRTFDNPLRGPANDAAALERALAGIAGPIVLVGHSYGGAVITNTHDPDVVANVYIAAFAPARGEFVQGLLNPITYPGSRLLPPALQLGVVADATGPGGSNLDGYIGEPYFHEIFAQDVDAATAADMFDHQKSAALTANLEPSGAPSWSTVPSWYLVSQQDRVIPPALQRFMASRAAPGTTTEVDAAHASLVSRPAEVTGVVVAAASATQR; from the coding sequence ATGTCCGATCCGAGCAGCACCCGCCTGCGGCGCCTCGCCGCCACCATCGCCGTCTCCGCGGCCGTCCTCGGGCTCGCCGCCGGCCCCGCGGCCGCCCAGCCGGGTGCGAAGCCGACCGTCGTCCTCGTGCACGGCGCGTTCGCCGACTCCTCCGGCTGGCGCGACGTCGCCGCGCAGCTCACCGCGCAGGGCTATCCGGTGCGCACCTTCGACAACCCGCTGCGCGGACCCGCGAACGACGCCGCGGCGCTGGAGCGCGCGCTGGCCGGGATCGCCGGGCCGATCGTGCTGGTCGGGCACTCCTACGGCGGCGCGGTGATCACCAATACGCACGATCCGGACGTGGTCGCGAACGTCTACATCGCCGCCTTCGCCCCGGCGCGGGGCGAGTTCGTGCAGGGGCTGCTGAACCCGATCACCTACCCGGGCAGCAGGCTGCTCCCGCCCGCGCTGCAGCTCGGCGTCGTTGCCGACGCCACCGGCCCCGGCGGCAGCAACCTGGACGGCTACATCGGCGAGCCGTACTTCCACGAGATCTTCGCCCAGGACGTCGACGCCGCCACCGCGGCGGACATGTTCGACCACCAGAAATCGGCCGCGCTCACCGCCAACCTCGAGCCATCCGGAGCCCCCTCCTGGAGCACCGTCCCCAGCTGGTACCTGGTGTCGCAGCAGGATCGGGTGATCCCGCCCGCACTGCAGCGCTTCATGGCGTCGCGGGCCGCGCCCGGCACCACCACCGAGGTGGACGCCGCGCACGCATCGCTGGTCTCCCGGCCCGCCGAGGTGACCGGGGTCGTCGTCGCGGCCGCGAGCGCCACGCAGCGCTGA